A window of the Penaeus monodon isolate SGIC_2016 chromosome 11, NSTDA_Pmon_1, whole genome shotgun sequence genome harbors these coding sequences:
- the LOC119578924 gene encoding carboxypeptidase B-like, giving the protein MVKAFVVATALTLLVAVSSGGRSDSDQVWVLPDTETNRQHATYLQMLGLATVEDAVRIRVSAEHLEEAADYLRLMGVSWEVYIEDVSQYLQNVTSSRRRRDSLPYPSPRFPCTLDYCPEPLVHRWMSYEEITSFVLSVNSTHYERARTTSVGQTAEGRDIWMVTVHKGTCDDSRGFYIVAGSQAREWMGPAVALNLVWRLIYDCEVGEGHSFYILPLLNPDGYEYSRTSGNEMWVKNRANISGSSCWGVNLDRNFDFQWGVAGSATEPCSEVFNGGSPMSELESQALDRALGNCLAINMVMSLSSSRSVGGEAILYPWSFTADEEPNNLTRILRYAEIFRNASFHAHGTNHTLVPAYAAPAPHSGTFTDWAMSVHKAATSFVVRLRGDGSYGNNPNDILATAEEFWAGIYALCTQVAADFL; this is encoded by the exons ATGGTGAAGGCGTTCGTGGTGGCGACGGCATTGACTCTCCTGGTGGCGGTCTCCTCTGGGGGGCGCTCCGATAGCGACCAG GTATGGGTGCTGCCGGATACGGAGACCAATCGGCAGCATGCGACGTACCTGCAGATGCTCGGCCTGGCTACGGTGGAGGACGCCGTCCGCATACGCGTCTCCGCAGAGCACCTGGAGGAGGCGGCCGACTACCTGAGGCTAATGGGGGTTTCCTGGGAAGTGTACATTGAGGACGTCTCTCAGTATCTG CAAAACGTGACGAGCAGCCGGCGCCGACGCGACTCTCTGCCGTATCCTTCGCCCCGCTTCCCGTGCACTCTCGACTACTGCCCCGAGCCCCTGGTTCATCGCTGGATGTCCTACGAGGAG atcaCTTCGTTCGTCCTCAGCGTGAACAGCACCCACTATGAGCGCGCCAGAACAACCAGCGTCGGGCAAACAGCTGAGGGTCGAGACATCTGGATGGTGACGGTACACAAGGGAACTTGCGACGACTCTCGGGGCTTCTACATCGTGGCTG GGTCCCAGGCGCGCGAGTGGATGGGCCCCGCCGTGGCCCTGAACCTGGTGTGGCGGCTGATCTACGACTGCGAGGTGGGCGAGGGCCACTCCTTCTACATCCTCCCGCTCCTCAACCCCGACGGCTACGAATACTCCAGGACGTCGGGGAACGAGATGTGGGTGAAGAACCGCGCCAACATCAGTGGTTCGAGCTGCTGGGGCGTAAATCTGGACCGGAACTTCGACTTCCAGTGGGGCGTCGCAGGCAGCGCCACCGAGCCCTGCTCCGAGGTGTTCAACGGGGGCAGCCCCATGTCGGAGCTCGAGAGCCAGGCGCTGGACAGGGCACTGGGAAACTGCCTCGCGATTAACATGGTGATGTCGCTGTCCTCCTCCAGGAGTGTCGGAGGCGAGGCCATCCTCTACCCCTGGAGCTTTACCGCGGACGAGGAGCCGAACAACCTCACGAGGATCCTGCGCTACGCCGAGATATTCCGCAACGCCTCCTTCCACGCCCACGGCACCAACCACACCCTCGTGCCCGCCTACGCCGCCCCTGCGCCCCATTCCGGCACCTTCACGGACTGGGCGATGAGTGTGCACAAGGCGGCCACGTCCTTCGTCGTCAGGCTCCGCGGGGACGGCAGTTACGGCAACAATCCTAACGACATCTTGGCCACGGCCGAGGAATTCTGGGCCGGCATTTACGCCTTGTGCACGCAGGTCGCCGCCGACTTCCTCTGA